A part of Camelus ferus isolate YT-003-E chromosome 6, BCGSAC_Cfer_1.0, whole genome shotgun sequence genomic DNA contains:
- the CCNB1IP1 gene encoding E3 ubiquitin-protein ligase CCNB1IP1 has protein sequence MSLCEDMLLCNYRKCRIKLSGYAWVTACSHIFCDQHGSGEFSRSPAICPACNSTLSGKLDIVRTELSPSEEYKAMVLAGLRPEIVLDISSRALAFWTYQVHQERLYQEYNFSKAEGHLKQMEKIYTQQIQSKDIELTSMKGEVTSMKKVLEEYKKKFSDISEKLMERNRQYQKLQGLYDSLRLRNITIANQEGTLEPSMIAQSGVFGFPLGNNSKFPLDSTPVRNRGGGDGDFQFRPFFVGSPTAPEPSNSFFSFASPSRELEQQQVSSRAFKVKRI, from the exons ATGTCTTTGTGTGAAGACATGCTGCTTTGTAATTATCGCAAGTGTCGCATCAAACTCTCTGGTTATGCATGGGTCACTGCCTGCTCTCACATATTCTGTGATCAGCATGGCAGTGGTGAGTTTAGCCGTTCACCGGCTATCTGCCCTGCCTGCAACAGTACTCTTTCTGGAAAGCTAGATATTGTCCGCACAGAACTCAGTCCATCAGAGGAATATAAAGCCATGGTATTGGCAGGACTTCGACCAGAGATTGTGTTGGACATTAGCTCCCGAGCATTGGCCTTCTGGACATATCAG GTACACCAGGAGCGTCTCTATCAAGAATACAATTTCAGCAAGGCTGAGGGCCATCTGAAACAGATGGAGAAGATATATACTCAGCAAATACAGAGCAAGGATATAGAATTGACCTCTATGAAAGGGGAGGTCACCTCCATGAAGAAAGTGCtagaagaatataagaaaaagttCAGTGACATCTCTGAGAAACTCATGGAGCGAAATCGGCAGTATCAAAAGCTGCAAGGCCTCTATGATAGCCTTAGGCTACGAAATATCACTATTGCTAATCAAGAAGGCACCCTGGAACCATCCATGATTGCACAGTCTGGTGTTTTTGGCTTCCCATTAG GGAACAACTCCAAGTTTCCTTTGGATAGTACACCCGTTCGAAATCGAGGTGGTGGAGATGGTGATTTTCAGTTCAGACCGTTTTTTGTGGGTTCTCCCACAGCGCCTGAACCCAGCAACAGCTTTTTCAGTTTCGCCTCCCCAAGTCGTGAGTTAGAGCAGCAGCAAGTCTCTAGCAGGGcctttaaagtaaaaagaatttaG